The following DNA comes from Petrotoga sibirica DSM 13575.
CATAAAGGGAAATCCCATCAGTTCTAAGATTCCCAGTATTTTGATAAGTGTTATCGATTTTCAACCAAGATAATTTGTAACCTTTTTCTTTTAATTGATCGTAGTCATTAAGATATTCTTGCTTAATATCTATCAAAAAGCTGGTCCAACTATCCCCCGTTACCCAATAAAACGCTTCATCCAAATTGCTAAAAACGTTTGTATTTAAGACCCTTATTATCTGTCTCAGTGTGTCCTCTCCATAATTATTAACTATTTTTTTCACCAAAATTGTTCCATACATATAGTTAAAACCAGCAGGGCTCCATATATCAATTGAAGAACCTGAACCCAAATAATATCTTGGGAAGTTGTTACTCAATATCTCAGATCTTAGATACATATTGAAAAGATCGTCTTCAAATCTCCCTCCGAACTCTTTACTTTCCATGTAAATAGAAATACCTTCATGCAAATAGCTCGGCTGATGAACCATGTTAATCGTGTTTTTAATCAATTTACTAGGAACCCAAGATATAAAAGGATCTCTAACATCACTCCCATAAAAAATGTGATTCAACTCATGCGAAAAAACAAATTTACTCCAATCTTCTACGTTTCCACCCAATGCCAAAAAATCTTCTGGAGGATTAATGTAAAGCCTTATTACATTGGTACCTGTGAAGGCAAAAGAGTTTGTAAAATCAACATCATCTAAAATATAAACCGTTATTTTACCAGGATTTGAACCATAAAAATAAGTGTACTTTGTATACAATTCTTCCGCGGTATCAGCGATCTCTTCATAAAAATAATAAAGATCCTTCTCAAAAACAAACCTATAATTCTCTGTTTCTAATTGATAAAGATCTTTAGGTGGTGTATAAACAGTAGAAGAAAAAATCGTTAAAGAAATCGTCATACAAAAGATCAATACAAACAATTTTCTAAATCCTTTAATTGTCATCTTTAATTCAACTCCTTTGATTTTTTAAAGCTTAATCTATTATAATATAATAAATAAAAAAGATCGATAGGTATTGACAAACTTTCCTTTTTATGATAGACTTATTTTTGGAATTAATGCCGAGATGGCGGAATTGGTAGACGCTGCGGACTTAAAATCCGCTGGGTAGAGATACCCGTGTCGGTTCGAGTCCGACTCTCGGCACCCTTTTAAATTAATTATGCTACATTACTTGGTGCGGGGTGGAGCAGTCTGGTAGCTCGTCGGGCTCATAACCCGAAGGTCGTAGGTTCAAATCCTACCCCCGCTACCATTTGTTATATGGCGGCGTAGCTCAGTTGGCTAGAGCATACGGTTCATACCCGTAGTGTCAAGAGTTCGAATCTCTTCGCCGCCACCATAAATGAAATTTCTTAAATAAAAAGATGGGGTAATTTAGATAGATGCCCCATCTTTTTATTTTATTTTAATATTTTGACGAATTATTAATCACTCTTTCTAAACCTCAAAATTCTGCTATAAAAATGAGTTACTTTTCCACTTTCGAAAAAATCCTTAGAGGAATCCTCTACTATAATTCCCCTTTCTTTCAGTGCCTTTCCTGATAATTTAATTATCTCTTTTTCTTCTTCCTGAAGCCCTTCATAAACAGTGTATACAGCATCGTTTTCCAAATCTTTTAGCTTGACGTTTACCCTATCGAACAAGCCAAACCTTCGAGGGTTTCTTAAATATATCAAAACACCTTCATCTTTACTTTTATTCAAATACTCCACAGCAAAATACCTATCGTTTGGAACGGAAGAAAGTCTGAATTGATAGCCTTCTTGTATTATCTCTCTTATCTCTTTATACAACTGAACCTGATACCTTGCTAAATCGAAATCCCTTTCAGAGAATTTATTCAAATCTGCACCGATTCCCAAAGATCCCATCATCGATGAATGAAATCTGTACGCCAAAGGATAAGTATCTTTTTCTCCCCAGTCAGTTACCCACCCTATCATTATTTTTGGTGCGTATGCGTAGGAAAAACCCTCTTGGATCTCTAATCTATCAAATGGGTCTGTGTTGTCGCTTGTCCATACTTGATCCGCATATTGCATTAAGCCTATATCCACTCTTCCCCCACCGCTGGAACAGTTTTCAAAAGTAACGTGTGGATGTTTTTCTCTTAAATATTTCCAAATATCATATAAGTTCCACACGTATTTAACCCATATTTCTCTTTGTTTTCGTGGTTCTACTTGCATCCATCCCGACTCAAAAACATGTCTGTTCATATCCCATTTGACGAAATCTATATCGTTCTGTGTTAAAAGATTATCCATGAAATCTATGATGAACTCTTTCACATCTTCTCTTGCCAAATTAAGCATCAATTGATTTCGTTGAAGTGATTTTGGTCTATTTGGAAAACTAATCACCCAGTCAGGGTGATTTCTATACAATTCGCTGTCAGGGTTAACCATCTCCGGTTCTACCCATATGCCAAAATCCATTCCTAAGGATTTAACATAGCTTATCAAAGGTTTCAAGCCATTTGGAAATTTATCTTTGTTCACATACCAATCCCCTAACCCTGCATGATCGTCATTTCTTTCCCCAAACCATCCATCGTCTATAACAAAAAGTTCCACACCAATTTTTGCAGCCTTTTCAGCCAATATTTTTTGATTTTCTTCGTTCACATTAAACGTCGTGGCTTCCCAAGAATTGTATAAAACCTTTCTTAATTTGTGTGCTTTATCTTTTGGCAAGATATAGTCGAGCTGGTAATGATGTATATTCTGGCTCGCCTTTGTAAAACCCTCGTCTGAAAAGCCAAACACAAATTTCGGAGTAGTGATCTTTTCCGAGGGTTCTAGTATATAACTAAAATCCCAGTCATTTATTCCTCCAATTATAGCTATTCTTTCGTATATACGTTTTTGCACTACTATCTTCCAATTACCACTCCAAGCTAATTCACCGAAGTATACCTTTCCATGATCTTCATCAGCAGAGTAATCGATCGCAAAAAAAGGATTCAGGTAGGCGCTTGTTTTTCCAACCCTACTTTCCAAAACTTTGCTTCCCTCGTTTATGTCTTCCTTTTTTAAGTGAAACTCACTCCCCCACATACCTGCAAGATAATTTAGTTTTGCTTTTTCATCATTTTCAACATACAACGACGCCGATTTCATATCTTCTACATTTATTTCTTGATTAGAATTGTTTTCAATCTCTATCCATCTTTCTATAATATCGTACTTTGCTATCACCTTGTAGAAAAGATTTACACTCAAATTATAATGCTCATCACTTAGCCTGATTACTAGATCATTCCCACTCACTTCAAAACTTTTGTAATTCAACACAATATCCCTAACACCGTCGTAATACTCAACCTTCAAACAATGCTCGACGTTGTTCTTCTCTCCTCTTACAGAAAACTCATCATTCCAAGTGTATCTGTCCATTACAATCAAATCTTTAACTTCTGGGTAGTCCTTAAACCTCGGTAACTTTGATCCCCAATACAAATTTTTGATTTTTCCTTGATCATCTAATCCAAAAACGTAACCCATATTTTCTGTTTCCAAAAACCATCTCTTCGTTTCTTGATCAAAAGTTATAGGCATTTAATTTCCTCCTTCTCACATTTAAATGGTGAGCCTTTTAAAACCAGAATTTTATCGTTGCATACTCAAAATATTTTTTTGAAAGAAAAAAATAAAAGAACGAAAATACACAAAGAATAAATAGCCGAAAAAAGATAAACAGCATCAATCCCGTTTAAAGTATAAAGAAATCCCATCATCAATGGAGCCACAGTTCCAGATAACTTAAAGAAAACCTCTCTTAAGGAAATCACCGCTCCTCTGTTTTTTCTTGAAGTTATTTCAGTAGTCAGAGAGTGCATACTCGGAATATTTATGCCATGCCCCATGCCAAAAATAATAACAGCTACCATCAAACCTACAAAATTTCTAACAACCATCAATAAAAAAAGGGCGATCGCATAAAACACATAAGAAAAAGCTAACAACCATTTTACCGTGTATCTATCGCTTAATTTCACCAACTGTGAAGAAGCAAATGCAGCGGTGAAAGACATAAAAAACATTAATATACCTGTTATCCAAGGGGGAAAACCAAACTTATATTCTGATAAAAAAGGTAGATACGAAGAATATGCACCACTGAGCAAAAAGAAAGTAGAAAACCCAGCAATATAGATAAGAATTATTCTGAAATCTTTTAAAACTTTAAACAGATCTACAAAATAATCCTTCAAGTTCTCACCATTATTTTGATGGGAATCTTCAAGAAGAAATAAGGTAGCTATTCCAACGGGTACAGCTAAAATGGACAGAAAAAAAGGAAACTGCCAACCAAAAATAGCCAACATTCCACCAATAAGTGGATAGATAGCTAATCCAATATTTGCAACGGTTTCATTGTAACCTATAACTTTTAATCTTTCTCTTTCTCTAAATAAGTCTCCCATAAGGGTTACATTCAATGCGCCCAAGGCGGATGCCCCAGCTCCATTGATAGCACGTAATAACAGTAAAATGTTAAAATTTGTTGTTAAACCACTTAATGCCCCAGATATGGCAAATAAAAATAAGAAAGGAACCATAAATTTTTTTCTTCCATATCTATCAGCTAAAACACCAAATAATGGAGTTAAAAATATGGCAGGCAAGTTAAAAAAAGTAATTAACAAGCCTACCTGTTGCTCTGTTACATTGAATTCTTCCTTTATCAAAGGAAAAACAGGAGAAATACTAGATACACCCATGACGACCATCAACGTCACACCGAATATAATTAACATGTTATTTTTTTGATTTTGTTTTTTTGCAGAATTCAACTTTTTGCTTCCCCCAATAATTTTAGCTCTCTATACCTTTAATTTTATCATATTCACACATTATATAAACTTCAAAAAATCTATTAATACAATTTTTTTCATTTGTGATAGAGTTTTATTAGTTGTTGAAATACACTATTACAAAGAAAGAGGGAAACATTTAGACATATTTTTATTGTTTTACAGAACCTAAAACGCCTTGTACGAAATACCTCTGAAGCATAAAAAATAGAATCAGAGCTGGTACCGTCGCTACTACTACGGCTGTCATAACTAAACCAAAATCGGGTTTGTAACCTGATGCTAAATTAGCTATAAATAAAGCCATAGTACGCTTTTTTTGACTTTGAATAATAACTAAGGGTTGTAAGTATGCGTTCCAACTTGTTAAAAAGGAGTAAATTGCTGCGGCAGCATATGTGGCTTTTATTGAAGGCATTACTATGGAGAAAAAAATTCTTAATTCACTTGCTCCATCCACACGCGCCGCCATTATAATCTCCCTTGGATATGTTTGAAAATTTTGTTTGAAGAAAAAGACTAAAAACACTGATGGGATCATAGGTAAAATAACTCCCCAAAGGGAATCTATTAAATTCAAATAAGTCATCAACCTGAAAACAGGAACCATCAAAGCGGCAAAAGGAACCATCAATGTTAATAAAGTCCCACCATAAACATATTTCATTCCTTTTGATTTATACAGTTCAAACCCGTAACCGGCCATAGAAGATGCAACAACAGACAAAATAACTACAAAAAAAGAAATTTGGATAGAGTTCCAGAAAACTTGACCTAAATCAAAATTGTTTATAAGATTTTGGATATTTACGAAAAATTGATTTCCGAATGTTAGTTTTCCTTTATTGACATCTAAAGATGTATTTGTGCTACCAACCACCATCCAATAAAAAGGGAACACTGAAATAAAAGCAGCAATACTTAAAAACAAGTATATTAATACATATCTAATTTTTCGACTCATTTTTCCTCACCTGCCACCCTAAACTGCGTTAAAGTTAAAATTACAGCTATAAGAACTATAATCCACGAAATTGCAGAGGCATATCCAAAATTTGGAACATACTTAAAACTAACATTATAAATATAAACTGATGGTGTAAGCAAAGAATTACCTGGGCCAACGCTTGAACCTGTTGTCACCCCAGAAGCTAGCATCATTGGCTCATCAAAGAGTTGTAATGTTCCTATCGTAGACAAAATAGTAGTAAAAAGAATTATAGGTTTCAACAAAGGAATTGTAATTCTAAAAAATTGGGTAATTTTACTTGCACCGTCTATCTCAGCAGCTTCATAGATTTCTTGGGGTATATTTTGAAGCCCTGCTAAATATAACATCATATTATACCCTGTCCATCTCCAAGTCATGGCAATTATTAATGTAACTTTGGCCCATACTGGATCTAACAACCATCTAATGGGTTCTTTAATTATATTAAGAGTTAATAAGACATTGTTAATAAGACCTTCAGTAGAAAACATCATTTTGAAAACTACACTATATGCAACAAGAGAAGTGACAGCAGGTAAAAAAAGAGCTGTTCTAAAAACCCTTTTTAACTTTAATTTTGGATCATTAAGCAAAAAAGCAAAAATAAGCGCTAAAAAGAGCATTATAGGAACTTGAATAATTAAAATAATAATAATATTTTTCAATGATTGTATGAAATAGTTGTCTTGAAAAAGTCTTAGATAATTTCCAAAGCCCACAAAATTTCTCATTACTCCTCTTGTAGAAAAAGTAGATAAATATAGGGAATAAATCAAGGGATAGAAAATAAACAAAGCCAAAAAAAATACAGCTATACTTACAAAAATCCAACCCCATTTGTTTCTTCTTTTTTCAAATGTTTTAGTCACTTAATAAACCTCCTAACTAAAAAATATTATTTAGTGTCTTTGGAAACTCTGAAACCTGCTTTAAACAATACTTCAAGAATCTAAAAATTTTTAAAATACCTCCATCATTCTAAGTTACATACAATCTGCTTTAGCTCCCCTTCGCTCAGCAGCCCGCCCGGATGGATCGAGTAGGGCTCCGCCCTGTAACCCTTTTAAAATCAAAATCTTATTTTTGAAAATCTTATTATTTCTAAAGTGTCTAAAAATATTATTAATGAGACTTGCAGTTTGCAACCAGATAATAAAAACTTTTTAGGAAAATACAAATACAAATTAAGTTTTTTAGTTCATTCTTTTTAAACTAATTTTAGATAATAAATTATATTTTGGTAAATTAGTTATCACAAATACTAAGGGTATCAAAAAGAAGGTCCATAAGGACCTTCTTAATAATTAAAAAAATCCAACTACATTTCTAAACTGATCTTCAGCTTTTTTTAGAGCTTCTTCAATCGTTAAGTTACCATTGTATACATCTGGCATTACTCCCATAATTGCTGCGTCTGCTTCGTAAGTAAATAAACCATAATCAATTGAAGGAATCATAGTCATCCATTCTGAAAAATCTAAATATATTCTTTGGTTACCAAAGAAAGGATCTCGTTTTACGTAAGCTTCACCTGTTTGAGCAGGTAACCAGGTTCCTATAGCTCCTCTTTCGTACAATATTGTTTGATAAAAATCTACATCTTTAGCATATATTTCTTTCATGAAATTAATTGCTAAATCTTTGTATTCAGAATTTTCTAATATATACCAACTGGATCCTCCAAGATTTGAGGCGTTAACAGAACCAGGAACATCCAATTTTGGAATTGGTAGAACGCCCCATTTACCTTCTTGAGTGGGTTCTGCCTTTATCGATCCAATTATCCATGCTCCAGTAATAACGGAGGCAACTTCTCCTTCATTAAATGATGCTACCCATTCATTCCAGCCAGAAACTTCTTTGCCAATTCCTGAGTCATAAATTTCTTTGTAAATTCTGACTGCTTCATACATCACTGGATTATTTGCTATGTTTGGTTCTCCATTCTCGTAAAAATACCAAGTTCCCGCTGATTGTAGCAATATCCTCATTAAACCTCCATCATACGGATCGGCTCCAATCATATATTTCCCAGTTTCTTCTTTAACCTTTTTTCCTAATTCTATAAATTCAGTCATTGTAATTTCATTTAGACCTTGAACGTTTATTCCAGCTTCTTGAAAATAATCTCTTCTATAAAACCATCCTGTTACACCAGAATCGAATGGAACTCCATAGACTTTGTTTTTTAATGTCATGAATCCAAGTTTGTAATCGGCGAATTCTTCCCAGTTAAAATAACCTGTTAAATCAGTAAAAGATTTAGGATACGATTCCAAATACTTCTTTGCGTTATAATCTTCAATCAACACAATTTCAGGAAGACCTTTTTTTACACCAGAGGCCAATATTGTGTTCAACTTTTGCTCAACATCGGCTTTTGCCATACTTACAATTTCAAACTCTACATTTGGATTTGCTTTACTGTATCTTTCGGCTGCTTCTTCCATGATTGCCACATTAAAATTAGGATCCCAACACCATATGGTTATTTTGCCACTTGAATCTGCTGCATTAGCCGTTATACCTAATCCCACCATAAAAACTAAAAGGACTAAAACACTTAAAAATCTTTTCATACCTACACCTCCCATATGTTTTAGACATATTTAATCATAGTACTTGTACTGCTATTCAAAAATCACCTCCTTCATAGCAAAAAGCATATCAAGATTTCGTTCTTTTAAGAATCTTAACCCCATAACCTGGAACAGTTAGTTTTCTATCTGAAGTTTCACCTTCCAGAAGGTCGATATATTTCTGTTCATCAAGTTCGACAACCTTTTCTTCTTGAGTAAAGTTCATCACAAAAATAAAGTCATTCTCTCCATCAGTTCTCATTTGAGCTGTAATACCGTATGGTAAATCCCTATCAATAACCTTTTTCAATCCAAGTTCTTCTATCAGTTTGCCATAAAACATATCGTTAAATTGCTCTTCATTTCTTGAAGCTATATAATATGCTTTTCCTTTTGAAAAATCATTGACCGTTAAAGCGGGCATCCCTTTGTAAAAATCCTCTTTGTAGGTTGCCAAAGATCTAGCTCCTTCCAAATGAATCAAATCGCATAGTTCCTTTGCTTTATATTCACCTTTCAGCCCTAATTCATTTTCATTATCGAAAGAAACTTGTCTACTCTCACCATCGTAAAGTGCATCTATCTCCTCAGACCAAATGCCAAGAACCTCTCTCAAAGGACCTGGAAATCCCCCTAAGAAACACAAATCTGTCTCGTTGACTATTCCCGACCAGTATGTTGTAACAAAGGTCCCACCTTTTCTCACAAATTCCTTGATTTTTTCACTTACCCCTTGTTTAACCATGTAAAGCATTGGTGCTATCAATAATTTGTATTTTGAAAAGTCACAGTCCATATTTATAACATCAACAGGTACACCATTCTTCCAGAAAGGTTTATAATTCTCTTTAACGGTTTCCTCGTAATGTATGCCTATGTTTCTTGGGCCTTGGGCATCTTTCATCGCCCACCTATTTTCCCAATCAAAAATAATAGCAACTTCTGGATTTACCGTTGTTCCTATTATTTCATCTAATCTTTTTAGTGTTTCACCCACATTTTTGACATCGTTGAAAACTCTGGTATTTTCATGCCCACAATGATCAACAACAGCTCCATGGAATTTTTCACTGCTCCCTCTGCTCTTTCTCCATTGAAAATATTGAACGGTATCAGAACCATGAGCTACCGCTTGAATAGAAGATAATAAATGCATTCCTGGTCTTTTCAATTTACTGACTTCTTGCCAATTAGTTGTGCTCGGAGTGCTCTCCATCAACATGAAAGGTTTTCCACCTTTCAATGATCTATTCAAATCATGAACCATACTCACTCCACAGGCTAAATCGTAATCATCATTACTATGCCATCTTGGATAATTATCCCAGGAAATTACATCCACATAATCAACAAATTTCCAGTAATCTAATCCCTCATATATTCCCATAAAGTTGGTTGTCACAGGCAGGTTTGGATTTATCTTTTTCAGAGGCTCTATCTCGTGTTTGAAAAAATCAACAGTTTGGTGAGTTACGAATCTCTTCCAGTCTAAACTTAATCCATGAAGCGTACTCTCTCCATGAGGCGCGGGAGATTCTATTTGTGTCCAATCAGTATAGGTATGACTCCAAAAAGCCGTCCACCAGGCATCATTCAGATTTTCTAAGGTTTTATATTTCTCCTTTAACCAATTTCTAAAGGATTCTTGACAGAGTTCACAGTGACATTCTCCCTCATATTCGTTAGATACATGCCAAGCTATTACTCCTGGATGATTCGAATACCTTTCTGCTAGTTTTGTGTTTATAATGTTGACTTTTTCTCTGTAAACTGGCGATGTATAACAATGATTATGGCGCTCACCGTGAAGGTTTCTCACTCTATTCGGTCCTACCCTCAAAACTTCTGGATATTTCCGCGACATCCAGGCAGGCCTAGCACCACTTGGAGTTGCTAAGATTGTATATATTCCATTTTTGTATAGCTTTTCTATAACTTTATCTAACCAACCGAAATTAAACTTACCTTCTTCAGGTTCTAAAGTACTCCAGGCGAATATGCCTACAGACATAACGTTGCATCCAGCAAGCTTCATAAGCCTGATATCCTCTTCTAAGACTTCTGGATACTTTAGCCATTGATCAGGGTTATAATCTGCCCCGTGTAGAAAATGCGGCACTTTTGCACTTATTGGTTCATATTTTTTTGTCATTATTTTCACTCCTAAACTTTCAATATTATTTACAAGGTCAATATTACTAAACATTAATATCGATACCGTGAACGATACCAAAATAATTATAACAGAGTTAAAATTCGTTGCAAAATCTCGTTATGGGCAATTAGGTAAGTTTAAAGGCAATTAAAAGATATTATTCACGTTTAACTCGAATTTTCTCAATTTTTGAGAATTTTTACTCCGTCTTCGATTGTTGTTTCGTAAAAGAATGGCTCTATCATGGTTTTTTCATAATAATTCTTCGAAACTTGCTCCTTGAAAGTTTTTACCTGACTTTTTTCCACCAAAGCAATGGCGCATCCACCAAATCCTGCTCCAGTCATTCTAGCTCCTACACAGCCTTTGGTTTTTAGAGCTTCGTCAACAATTGTATCTAGTTCATAACCTGTCACTTCATAATCATTTTTCAAGGAATTATGGGATTGGATTAAAAGTGATCCAAAACCTTCAATATCATTATTATTTAATAATTTAGAAGCCTGGATAACCCTTTGATTTTCTGTTATTACGTGCCTTGCTCTTTTTAACTCTATTTCATTATCAAGATATTTTAGATCTTTCTCACTACATTGGCATAAATTATCAACTTTTGTTTCCTTCGATTGGTTTATTTTTTCTAAAGCATTTTCACATTCTTGTCTTCTTTGGTTGTATTGAGACGAAGCAAGCTCTCTTCTTTTGTTTGTGTTCATAATAATCAGAGAATACTCGTCTAAATAGCAAGGTATGTATTCATAAGTTAGGTTTTGTGTGTCAAGCAGTAAAGCGTGATCCTTCTTGGCGTTTGCTATCACAAATTGATCCATTATTCCAGAGTTCACACCAATAAATTTGTTTTCAACCCTTTGTCCCAAGAGTGCAAGGTATGTTCTTTCGATTTCTTCAGGGGATTGACTTTGAGATAAGAGCATGAACCCAATTAGTACTTCCAAAGCCGCAGAAGATGAAAGGCCTGCTCCATTTGGAAGTTCTCCTTTAATCAGTATATTACATCCCTTCAAGGGAACCCCATCTTCTAACAGAAACTTTATAACCCCCTTAGCATAGTTACCCCAACCATCCTCTTTTCTATAATCCACTCCCTTATTTAGATCGACTTTTACTTCGTTGGGAAAGTCCATAGATTTTAGGCAAATAAAATTATCGTCCCTCAAATTCATTAAGCCATTTATACCAAGGTTTATAGCTACTGGTAATACATATCCTCCATTGTAGTCTATATGTTCGCCTATCAGATTTATTCTTCCTGGAGAGAAGAACCTTTGTACTGGTTTTTTACTAACTTCGTAGATTTCTTGAAAAGAATTTAGTAAATCCATTTTGTCGACCTCTCTATTGTATTTTTTTGAATTTTTCTATTGCATTTCTTAAAGTAACGGCAGTTTCTTCCACCGCCATGGTATTCGCCGCAGCCCAAGCACCCATCTCGCTTGATGCGTACCATTTTATTTTATCCTTGTCTCTTAAAGGAGGATAGAACTCAATATGAAAATGATAGTATTTGTTGGAATCTGCATATTCTTCTGAATTAACAGGAGTTTGATGGATATTCATCATGTAGGGAAAAGGTTTGTCAAACAATGCATCAAAACCACCAGTTAACAGTTTTATCGCCTCAGCCAGGTCCCATTTTTCTTTTTCGTCGAATTCTGATAAGTTGCCTTTGTGGGATTTGCTGACGATGAAAGCACCATAGGGGTAGTCTGTAAAAAACGGGAGATAAACGAGAAATGAGCCATTCTCAAAAAGAATTCTTTTTTGAAACTCCTTTTCTTCTTTGTTCATTTCACAAATAAGGCATTTTTCTTTTTCTTCGTAATATTTTTTACAGTTGTCGAGTTCCACTTTTAACTTCAAAGGAATCCACGAATAGGCATATAATTGACCGTGTGGATGGAGCATCGTTACCCCTACTTCTTTTCCTCTGTTTTCAAACGGAAAGATGTATTTTATTTTTTCATCTTTTGAGAGTTCCTCAAATCTTTCAACCCATAAGTTTACCAACTTAAATATATGTTCTACTTGTAATTGAGGAAGGGTAATATTGTGATCAGGAGAATACAAAATCACTTCGCATTTTCCATAATTTTTTTTGACTTTGTACAAATCCGATCCTTGTATATTTGGCTCATCTGGTTCTAGTTTTAAAGCGGGAAAATCGTTGTCGTATGCATAAACGTCATAGTTCGGAGGCACTTTTTTACCCGGTCCTGGACAAAAGGGGCACCAATCCTCAGGTAAATGGGGTCTATTTTGTCTGTTGTCTGCAACCATTGTGTATGTTTTTAATAAAGGATTCCAACGTAATTCTGCCATACAATTCCTCTCCTTCTTTGTTTGAGATTTACTGCCTTTAAAATCTCTAAACCTTCTTTAGCGCCCCTTCGCCCCGCTGCCCACCCATGACCCATATCTTATTTTATGTTTAAGATTTCCTCACTATAAGTTCTATATCTAATACTTTCCTTGTTGATGAGTTATCGCTTTTCTTACTTTTTATTCTTTTATAAAGCATTTGAAATGCCTCATATCCCATTTCAAACTTTTTAACTTTTACCGTTGTCAACTCTGGCTCGATTAACCTTGAAAAGGCTATATCGTCGTAACCTACTACTGAAACATCTTGTGGAATCTTTAGATTATTTTCTTTCAAAGCTTTAATCGCCCCGTAAG
Coding sequences within:
- a CDS encoding alpha-galactosidase, with protein sequence MPITFDQETKRWFLETENMGYVFGLDDQGKIKNLYWGSKLPRFKDYPEVKDLIVMDRYTWNDEFSVRGEKNNVEHCLKVEYYDGVRDIVLNYKSFEVSGNDLVIRLSDEHYNLSVNLFYKVIAKYDIIERWIEIENNSNQEINVEDMKSASLYVENDEKAKLNYLAGMWGSEFHLKKEDINEGSKVLESRVGKTSAYLNPFFAIDYSADEDHGKVYFGELAWSGNWKIVVQKRIYERIAIIGGINDWDFSYILEPSEKITTPKFVFGFSDEGFTKASQNIHHYQLDYILPKDKAHKLRKVLYNSWEATTFNVNEENQKILAEKAAKIGVELFVIDDGWFGERNDDHAGLGDWYVNKDKFPNGLKPLISYVKSLGMDFGIWVEPEMVNPDSELYRNHPDWVISFPNRPKSLQRNQLMLNLAREDVKEFIIDFMDNLLTQNDIDFVKWDMNRHVFESGWMQVEPRKQREIWVKYVWNLYDIWKYLREKHPHVTFENCSSGGGRVDIGLMQYADQVWTSDNTDPFDRLEIQEGFSYAYAPKIMIGWVTDWGEKDTYPLAYRFHSSMMGSLGIGADLNKFSERDFDLARYQVQLYKEIREIIQEGYQFRLSSVPNDRYFAVEYLNKSKDEGVLIYLRNPRRFGLFDRVNVKLKDLENDAVYTVYEGLQEEEKEIIKLSGKALKERGIIVEDSSKDFFESGKVTHFYSRILRFRKSD
- a CDS encoding MFS transporter — protein: MNSAKKQNQKNNMLIIFGVTLMVVMGVSSISPVFPLIKEEFNVTEQQVGLLITFFNLPAIFLTPLFGVLADRYGRKKFMVPFLFLFAISGALSGLTTNFNILLLLRAINGAGASALGALNVTLMGDLFRERERLKVIGYNETVANIGLAIYPLIGGMLAIFGWQFPFFLSILAVPVGIATLFLLEDSHQNNGENLKDYFVDLFKVLKDFRIILIYIAGFSTFFLLSGAYSSYLPFLSEYKFGFPPWITGILMFFMSFTAAFASSQLVKLSDRYTVKWLLAFSYVFYAIALFLLMVVRNFVGLMVAVIIFGMGHGINIPSMHSLTTEITSRKNRGAVISLREVFFKLSGTVAPLMMGFLYTLNGIDAVYLFSAIYSLCIFVLLFFSFKKIF
- a CDS encoding carbohydrate ABC transporter permease → MSRKIRYVLIYLFLSIAAFISVFPFYWMVVGSTNTSLDVNKGKLTFGNQFFVNIQNLINNFDLGQVFWNSIQISFFVVILSVVASSMAGYGFELYKSKGMKYVYGGTLLTLMVPFAALMVPVFRLMTYLNLIDSLWGVILPMIPSVFLVFFFKQNFQTYPREIIMAARVDGASELRIFFSIVMPSIKATYAAAAIYSFLTSWNAYLQPLVIIQSQKKRTMALFIANLASGYKPDFGLVMTAVVVATVPALILFFMLQRYFVQGVLGSVKQ
- a CDS encoding carbohydrate ABC transporter permease, giving the protein MTKTFEKRRNKWGWIFVSIAVFFLALFIFYPLIYSLYLSTFSTRGVMRNFVGFGNYLRLFQDNYFIQSLKNIIIILIIQVPIMLFLALIFAFLLNDPKLKLKRVFRTALFLPAVTSLVAYSVVFKMMFSTEGLINNVLLTLNIIKEPIRWLLDPVWAKVTLIIAMTWRWTGYNMMLYLAGLQNIPQEIYEAAEIDGASKITQFFRITIPLLKPIILFTTILSTIGTLQLFDEPMMLASGVTTGSSVGPGNSLLTPSVYIYNVSFKYVPNFGYASAISWIIVLIAVILTLTQFRVAGEEK
- a CDS encoding ABC transporter substrate-binding protein, with amino-acid sequence MKRFLSVLVLLVFMVGLGITANAADSSGKITIWCWDPNFNVAIMEEAAERYSKANPNVEFEIVSMAKADVEQKLNTILASGVKKGLPEIVLIEDYNAKKYLESYPKSFTDLTGYFNWEEFADYKLGFMTLKNKVYGVPFDSGVTGWFYRRDYFQEAGINVQGLNEITMTEFIELGKKVKEETGKYMIGADPYDGGLMRILLQSAGTWYFYENGEPNIANNPVMYEAVRIYKEIYDSGIGKEVSGWNEWVASFNEGEVASVITGAWIIGSIKAEPTQEGKWGVLPIPKLDVPGSVNASNLGGSSWYILENSEYKDLAINFMKEIYAKDVDFYQTILYERGAIGTWLPAQTGEAYVKRDPFFGNQRIYLDFSEWMTMIPSIDYGLFTYEADAAIMGVMPDVYNGNLTIEEALKKAEDQFRNVVGFF